The window GCTCCAGATTCTTAATTTCCGTCCTGCTGGCGGATTCTCGATTATCGCGGGAAAAAAATCCTGTATCAAAAAATCAAATTGGTGATTTTCTCTGAAAAATTCAGTGGTATTGGTTGTCACCGCATTGATCATTTGCTGATATTCAGCAACGTTTTGCTTCAGATAGTCGATGTACTGGCTGAAACTCTGGAGACCGAGTGTCAATAATCTGCGCCGCAAGCGGGTATATGCCAGATCGACTTTTGTCGTATCCCACTGAATTCCAATCTGTTTAAAAACCAGGATGCGGAGTTGCTCAAATTCTTCGGCTGTCGGGCGTTTGATATCTTCAGGAAACAGAGCAGAATGGTGAGTCATCCCTTGCCTTGTAATGCGGGTTAGTCAGTGAAATCTTTAGTCAAAATCAGGCAGATCGTCTTCCGGCTTTTGTTTGCCCGCTTCCAAAGCTGTCAGCAACGGTCTTGAAACCTGGGCTGTTAACTGATTTTGTGTCAGGTCAGGATGTTCTTCGCTCACTCTGAAACCGCTGATAATGGCCATGAGTTCCCGTGCCTGATCGGCCATCACCTGACTGCTGGTGGTCGACTGTTCCACCAGTGACGCATTTTGCTGGGTGATCGAATCCATATCGACGACCGCACTGCGGATCTGCCTGATTCCTTCGGCCTGTTCTGTGGATGAAATGCTGATATTTTCCACCAGATCGGAAACCTCAGTCACGACATCAATGATCTGTCTCAGACTGGTTTCCATCTGTGCGGCAAGGTCTCTGAGCATGGTGTGGGACTGTGTCTGAAAATCATTGAGGGTATTTTCTGCGTTCTGACTCATTTCCTGAACAGACTGGTTAGCGTATTCCATGAGTTTGTTGCCATTGGCAATGAATTCCATGCTGTTTTCAATCAGTAATCCGATTTCTGACGCCGCTTTGGCGGAACGGTGCGCCAGTTTTCTCACTTCAGCCGCGACTACCGCAAAACCGCGTCCGTGTTCACCCGCACGGGCGGCTTCTACGGAGGCGTTCAACGCCAGTAAATTGGTTTGAAAGGCGATATCATTGATGACCGTCGTGATGGTGGAGATTTTTTTTGAACTGTTGGCAATATCCTTCATGGCCGCGACGGACTCGCCATTGATCATTTCCACGGTCTGAAAAAATTGTTGATTGCTCTGTTTCACCATTTCAAGAGTCTGGTTGCTTTGTTCAATGGTATTTCCGACTTGCCGGGTCAGTTGCTCTGATCCTGTCTGTGCGATCCGTTTGGCGTTTTTACTGATATCGTTCACATGAATCGCGTTATCCGCATTGCTTTGAATGGTGGAGGTCATTTCTTCGATCGCCGCGGCGGTTTCAGCCAGTGATGCGGCCTGTTTGTGTGTTCGCTGGGCAAAGTCCTCATTTCCTGCGGCAAGTTCCTGGGAAGAAAGAGAAATCTGGGTGGCGCTTTCCTTGACCTGGACAATCATTTTTGAAAAATTACTGATCATTTTTTTCATGGCTTTCAACAACCAGCCTGTTTCATCCGCGATTTGCCGTTCCAGTTTCTGCTGGTCACCCTCTGTAAGCACCAGATTGCCCTGGGCGATTTCATCCACAACATGCACCGCGATAGTGATGTTTCCTACAAGTTGCCGGGTCAACACATAAATCACACAGAAACTGATCAGGAACGCCAGCAGGGCAAACAGGACCAGGCCTTGAATAATATCCTTCACATGCTGATTCAGGAATTGGGATTTTTCTGATTTCTGATCCTGGATGGCCTGTGTCGAAAACGAAGTACCAAGGGCCCAGCCCCAAGGTTCAAAATGCCGGATATATCCCAGACGTTTCTGGTAGACATCCTTATTGTCGGGATCACTCCATTCAAAGGGCATGAATGTTTCCTTATAGCGTCCCAGAAGCAGGTTGATGGAGGGAAACAACGGTTTTTCCAAGGTTTCCTGATTGCCGGAAACCAGGATCTCACCTTTCCGGGAGCCTGAAGCAAAGCGGAGTTCGGCAAGATCCCCGGTTTTCCACTGAGCCATGTCGGGATGCACCAGCATGGTGGTTTTTTCAGGATGTTCGCCATCATACGTGTGAACCCAGAGGTAGCCGTCATGGTTTTTACCATATCTGAAATTAAGGAGCATGTGCAGTAGTTCCTGCTGAACCTGTGACTCTTCGGCTTCCACATAGGCACCTGTTCCCAAAACCCAGCCCCAGGGCTTAAACAACCGGACATAAGCGATTTTTGGCTGTTGTTCCATCAATCCTTCCGTGGTGGGGCGATACCAGTCATAGCCCACAAAGCCTTCGCCATTTCTTGCCACCTCACGGTTCATCTGAACCACAAACGGCACCTTATCTTCCTGCCCTGTGGCGAAAATCGTCTGCCCTTTACGTTCTCCGGAGGAATAGCGCAGGATCGAAATATCTGAGCCTTCCAGTTGTGTGGATACGGGGTGCATGAGCATCATGGGCACATCGATGTTTGCCTGATCAAAAGAATGGATCCAGATGTAATCGTCGCCTGTATTTCCAGTCCGGAAATTCCGGATTAATTCCACCATTTCCTGTTTGAGTTGTTTGACCGATTGCTCAGGTGTTTTGCTGTTTAAGGCCTGACGATAGCTCGACTCCAGCAAATTGAAAACCAGGTCCATTTTGAGTCTGAGACGTTTTTGAACGACCAGTACCAGATGTTCCTGATCATGCACATCATTATAAGTGTTCTGCACCGTAGCATACGCCAGTCCAACCACATCTTTCATCTGTTGCTGTTGAAGCACCAGGGCTTCATCAACCGCCAGGCGCGTTTGCTGTTCCGCACTGATTTTAGTCAGATGCACCACATAAATCCCGATAAACATCGTGGTGAATACAACGGCCATTACTCCGAGCATCATGATTTTGAAATGAAGACTGTTTCTCAGATTCAATATTTTATGGGTCCGGTGTTGTGACACGTTGCCTCCTGAAAAGATAAAATGCTGTGATGGATGAGATCATCCTGTTCTGCCTAAATTCTCTATTTTGAGAATGATAAAAATGGAAAAATTAAAGGGAAATCAATCCCAGTTCTTCTTCTGACATGATGCCTTCAATGTCGATGAGGATCATCAGGTTGTCCTTGATCTGTGCCATTCCCTGAAGAAACCGGACATCAATCGTTTCTGAAAAGGCTGGTGGCGGTTGAATGTTCGCTGACGACAGGAATGTCACATCTGAAACAGCATCAACGATAACGCCCATTAGTTTTTGCCCCACCTGGACCACAATAATGATGGTGTATTTGGTATAGGGCCGCTCGGGAAATCCAAATTTTTTTCCAAGATCAACCACAGGCACAATAACGCCTCTCAGATTGATCACACCACAGATGAAGGCCGGCACATTGGGAATTTGCGTGATTCGGGTGAAGTTGATGATTTCCATGACTTTGAGAATATCAATCCCATACGTTTCATTCATCAGGGAAAACACCAGCACCTGGGTGCCATCTTCACCATAATGCAGGTCCAGATCAATATCCTCGTAATTGTCCAGCAGATTCCACTGCGCCAGTTCTTCGTTGATGTCTGATGTCATAATTGAAATTATCCTGCTAAAGAAACAGATGATGCCGTAACAGATGGAGTCGATGACGGATTCCATGCCATTCGTATGACTCCCGGAACATCAATGATCAGGGAAACCTGCCCATCGCCCAAAATCGTTGCGCCGGCAATTCCCGGGACGCGCGCAAAATTCTCTTCAAGGTTTTTGATGACAATCTGCTGTTGATCAATCAGTTGATCCACCATCATGCAGATTTTCTGTCCATGATCCTGTACCACGACCAGCATTGCTGCTTCGGGGTTGTTGTATTTTGAGGGCAAATGGAACAGTTCACTCATCCGTACCAGTGGAATGTATTCACCTCGCACCTCAATGAGCAGATGTTTCTGCTGTACCGTTTTTATTTGTGACGGCAAGGGACGCAACGATTCAACAATGGCTATCAACGGGATGGCAAACAACATTTCACCAATGGAAACCAGCATGCCATCAGTAATGGCCAGAGTCAGTGGCAGTTTAATCCTGAAACAGGTTCCACGACCGGGCCAACTCTGAATTTCAAGACGCCCCCTGAGCCGTTCAATATCTTTTTGAACAGCGTCCATGCCGACACCTCTTCCTGAAACATCTGTCACATTTGTTGCAGTGCTGAAACCCGGCTTACAAATAATCGCGTAAATTTCTTCGTCCTGAAGTTTATCATTGGGGTTGATGATCCCCAGATCAAGAGCCTTTTTCAGGATTTTTTCCTGATTCAATCCCTGTCCATCGTCGCTCACCTCAATCCAGATATAGCCATCCCGGTGGCTTGCCTTCAGTGAGATGGTTCCTTCCGGCGGTTTACCACGAGACTGCCGAACTGCCGGGGCTTCGATGCCATGATCCATGGAATTCCGGACCAGATGTTTCAGGGAACCGCTGATTTGTTCGGTGATGGTCTTGTCAATTTCCGTGTGTTCTCCGTCCATCTTGAGGACAATGCGTTTGCCTGATTTGGCTGAAAAATCACGAATCAATCGCTGAAGCGGCTGAAAGACGTGAACGATGGGAACCATTCTCAGTAGCAGTACATGATCCTGCATTTCTCTGACATTCCGGTCATTATCGTCCAGAACCTGTAACAATTGATCCGCCATTTCCTGGTGCAACGGCTCAACCTGTTCATGAAATTGAAACAAGCGGGATTGATTGATCACAGATTCGCCCACCAGATTGATGAGTTTATCCAGTTTGGTGATGTCCACCCTTAAAAAGCGGGAGCTGTTTTTTTCGTCGTGCGTTGAATTTTTTTCTGGCAAAACTTTATGCTCTTTTGATTCTTTGGGGGGGATCTCCCCGGAGGCCTCAATATTTCGAGTTTTTCCGCTGGTGAGACTGCCAGTGGAACGTTCAATGACTTTCTGGTTGTCCGGTTCCACAGGAGTCCGGGATGCGGTCAAGACCACCGACTGTCCCTCCAGAATGAGTTTGAT of the SAR324 cluster bacterium genome contains:
- a CDS encoding methyl-accepting chemotaxis protein, whose amino-acid sequence is MSQHRTHKILNLRNSLHFKIMMLGVMAVVFTTMFIGIYVVHLTKISAEQQTRLAVDEALVLQQQQMKDVVGLAYATVQNTYNDVHDQEHLVLVVQKRLRLKMDLVFNLLESSYRQALNSKTPEQSVKQLKQEMVELIRNFRTGNTGDDYIWIHSFDQANIDVPMMLMHPVSTQLEGSDISILRYSSGERKGQTIFATGQEDKVPFVVQMNREVARNGEGFVGYDWYRPTTEGLMEQQPKIAYVRLFKPWGWVLGTGAYVEAEESQVQQELLHMLLNFRYGKNHDGYLWVHTYDGEHPEKTTMLVHPDMAQWKTGDLAELRFASGSRKGEILVSGNQETLEKPLFPSINLLLGRYKETFMPFEWSDPDNKDVYQKRLGYIRHFEPWGWALGTSFSTQAIQDQKSEKSQFLNQHVKDIIQGLVLFALLAFLISFCVIYVLTRQLVGNITIAVHVVDEIAQGNLVLTEGDQQKLERQIADETGWLLKAMKKMISNFSKMIVQVKESATQISLSSQELAAGNEDFAQRTHKQAASLAETAAAIEEMTSTIQSNADNAIHVNDISKNAKRIAQTGSEQLTRQVGNTIEQSNQTLEMVKQSNQQFFQTVEMINGESVAAMKDIANSSKKISTITTVINDIAFQTNLLALNASVEAARAGEHGRGFAVVAAEVRKLAHRSAKAASEIGLLIENSMEFIANGNKLMEYANQSVQEMSQNAENTLNDFQTQSHTMLRDLAAQMETSLRQIIDVVTEVSDLVENISISSTEQAEGIRQIRSAVVDMDSITQQNASLVEQSTTSSQVMADQARELMAIISGFRVSEEHPDLTQNQLTAQVSRPLLTALEAGKQKPEDDLPDFD
- a CDS encoding purine-binding chemotaxis protein CheW, yielding MTSDINEELAQWNLLDNYEDIDLDLHYGEDGTQVLVFSLMNETYGIDILKVMEIINFTRITQIPNVPAFICGVINLRGVIVPVVDLGKKFGFPERPYTKYTIIIVVQVGQKLMGVIVDAVSDVTFLSSANIQPPPAFSETIDVRFLQGMAQIKDNLMILIDIEGIMSEEELGLISL
- a CDS encoding chemotaxis protein CheA, with the translated sequence MNDQEILQIFYEELDDLLEQIEADILAMESTEDPMALIHKIFRGVHTIKGGAGMCRWTGLAEFAHALENLLVQVRAAVIPVDATLIGLLLEALDGFNILRKTGITPTVPARIQELQSQVQACLLNDRETASSSPVFAEKQPTPETPAVGGTGHSWLIELKLNQDSLRNGLEPLVVFRDLADLGELTVIPHISAVPSLEQLNPELLYLWWHVKLETTIAPEAMDDAIKLILEGQSVVLTASRTPVEPDNQKVIERSTGSLTSGKTRNIEASGEIPPKESKEHKVLPEKNSTHDEKNSSRFLRVDITKLDKLINLVGESVINQSRLFQFHEQVEPLHQEMADQLLQVLDDNDRNVREMQDHVLLLRMVPIVHVFQPLQRLIRDFSAKSGKRIVLKMDGEHTEIDKTITEQISGSLKHLVRNSMDHGIEAPAVRQSRGKPPEGTISLKASHRDGYIWIEVSDDGQGLNQEKILKKALDLGIINPNDKLQDEEIYAIICKPGFSTATNVTDVSGRGVGMDAVQKDIERLRGRLEIQSWPGRGTCFRIKLPLTLAITDGMLVSIGEMLFAIPLIAIVESLRPLPSQIKTVQQKHLLIEVRGEYIPLVRMSELFHLPSKYNNPEAAMLVVVQDHGQKICMMVDQLIDQQQIVIKNLEENFARVPGIAGATILGDGQVSLIIDVPGVIRMAWNPSSTPSVTASSVSLAG